The genomic DNA TCACGCCTGAGTCCGGGTTCATGACGAGGCTCAGGACCTCGTACCAGAACCACATAACGGCCGAGATCGGCCAATAGACAAAATTGAGCACTTCGGGTCGGAACTCCTAGATCAGTGATTATCGGGCGCGCGATTTCGGCCTCGGGACGGGGTCATAACCGCCCGGATGCCAGGGACCGCACTTTGCCAACCGAGCCAGCGACATCAGTCCGCCACGAATTGCTCCATGCCGGGACACCGCCTCAAGGGCAAACGAGCTGCAGGTCGGCTCGAACCGACAGGTCGACACCATCTTAAGGCCCGACAGTCGGTTTTGGTAGAACCTCACCGCGCTGACGACGAGCCGGGAAAGCGGCCCGCGGGGGGCGGGAAGCCGCTCGCCGTCGGTGTTGAAGTCAGCCACGGTGGCGCGCCTTCTCGATCGCCTTGGCCAGGTCACGGCGCAGCTGCTCGCTCGTCGCCCCGCCGGCGGGCGGGAGGGCGCGGATCACCACGTCGAGGTTGGCCGGAAGCGTGTCGACGAGGGCTATCGCCTCGTGGCGCAGCCGGCGGGACGTGCGGTGGCGAACCACTGCGTTGCCCACGGCCTTGGAAACGACAAGACCGAACCGAGGCCCGGGAACCAGTGAAGGATCCGGGTCAGTCGGTTCGGTCCTGCGGTCACGAACATGCGCGACCAGGGTGCGACTGCCGCCACGGTGGCCCCCCTTGATGGTCGACGCGAAGTCGGCCGAGGAGGCCAGCTTGTGGTGTTTCGGCAGCACTGCGATCCGCGAAGACTACGCGGTGAGCTTGGCGCGGCCCTTACGGCGACGAGCCGTAACGATGGCGCGGCCTGCGCGGGTGCGCATACGGGTACGGAAGCCGTGCTTACGGCTGCGACGGCGGTTATTCGGCTGGAAAGTGCGCTTGGACACGAGGTCTCTCCTTGTGCATGTCGGTGCCACCAGGATCCCGGGACGCAACCTGGCAACCGTTAATGGTTATGAAACTGAGTGCTGCGGCAGGGCGTGGAGATACATGATCCCATGCTGCGGCGCGCGTCTCCGCACTGGACAACGACGTCCCGGTGGCCGGCGCTGATGACGCTCTCAAAAGTGTTTCGCCGAACGTGTTCGTCGTGAACTCGTCCAGGGAAGCAACAGACCCTGACAAGAGTACGCGACAGATCCGAAAGCCGACAAATCGAGGCGGCGCCGCAATTCACACATTTAAACGGGTGCCCCTGAAATTACAAAGCTGTGGTTTTGTGCAGGCCACTGAGGTTTTTGCCGGTCCACCTCCTCGTGGCCCGACCTCGTCCCCGGGGCGCCCCGGCGAGAAAATCCTCGGTAACGGTTCCCTCCTAGACCATTCCACCCCGTGTGGGTAACAATGGCTCAATCACCGCTTCTT from Corynebacterium guangdongense includes the following:
- the rnpA gene encoding ribonuclease P protein component, which gives rise to MLPKHHKLASSADFASTIKGGHRGGSRTLVAHVRDRRTEPTDPDPSLVPGPRFGLVVSKAVGNAVVRHRTSRRLRHEAIALVDTLPANLDVVIRALPPAGGATSEQLRRDLAKAIEKARHRG
- the rpmH gene encoding 50S ribosomal protein L34 — protein: MSKRTFQPNNRRRSRKHGFRTRMRTRAGRAIVTARRRKGRAKLTA
- the yidD gene encoding membrane protein insertion efficiency factor YidD, with the protein product MADFNTDGERLPAPRGPLSRLVVSAVRFYQNRLSGLKMVSTCRFEPTCSSFALEAVSRHGAIRGGLMSLARLAKCGPWHPGGYDPVPRPKSRAR